One genomic region from Esox lucius isolate fEsoLuc1 chromosome 24, fEsoLuc1.pri, whole genome shotgun sequence encodes:
- the mad2l1 gene encoding mitotic spindle assembly checkpoint protein MAD2A produces the protein MTSTLKGITLKGSAELVAEFFSFGINSILYQRGIYPPETFSRVTQYDMSLQLTTDTKLKNYLANVVSQLKEWLFDCTVQKLVLVITCLETNEVLERWQFDIACDKTAKESSAPRDKSIKSIQEEIRSVIRQITASVTFLPLLETACSFDLLVYTDKDLEVPDKWEESGPQIIDQSEVVRLRSFTTSIHKVNSMVAYKRSDF, from the exons ATGACGAGCACACTAAAAGGAATCACATTGAAAGGAAGCGCTGAGCTTGTTGCCGAGTTTTTCT CATTCGGAATTAATAGCATCTTGTACCAGCGAGGGATTTATCCCCCAGAGACCTTCTCCCGAGTCACCCAATACGACATGAGCCTTCAACTCACCACTGACACAAAGCTGAAAAATTACTTGGCCAACGTCGTATCTCAACTCAAAG AGTGGCTGTTTGACTGCACGGTCCAGAAGctggtgctagtaatcacatgcCTGGAAACCAACGAGGTCCTGGAGCGCTGGCAGTTTGACATAGCATGTGACAAGACCGCCAAGGAGAGCAG CGCTCCCAGGGACAAGTCCATCAAGTCCATCCAGGAGGAGATTAGATCTGTCATCAGACAGATTACAGCCTCTGTGACCTTCCTGCCACTGCTGGAGACTGCGT GTTCTTTTGACCTCCTCGTCTACACCGACAAAGACCTGGAGGTGCCCGATAAGTGGGAGGAGTCAGGTCCCCAGATCATCGACCAATCGGAGGTGGTTCGGCTGCGCTCCTTCACCACCTCCATCCACAAGGTCAACAGCATGGTGGCCTATAAGAGGTCTGACTTCTAG